The following DNA comes from Gambusia affinis linkage group LG21, SWU_Gaff_1.0, whole genome shotgun sequence.
ATCGCAAAACAAATTACATGTGTCAGATTGAtttgattcaaataaaaaattgtttaagttAGATTGATtttaggaagaagaaaaaaggtgcTGAGTATGTGTTGTGTTGTTTAGAAATGGACTGCCCGGCTGGACAGATACCTTCAAGACGGGGTCAAACGTCACGGACAGGGGAACTGGTCTCGAATCTTACTGGATTATGACTTTGAGGGACGCACTGGCACCATGCTGAAAGACCGCTGGAGAGTTCTGCTAAGGTTGCACAAAGTCGGTTGAAGAAAAGGCAGCTTCCAACCTCTTGGTGTAGCTGGGCTAATGGAGCAGTTTGTACGTAAAACTACAAACTGCTCCAGtttgaaaaatttatatttctttatttatgcaagaaaatgctattttgtttgcttatttttgttccaCGTTATTGttgtaaatttgtaaaattgtaaagcTATTGGGCTTTACCTCTTCTCCAATTTCACTTTATATCACAAGAGGGCgccaaagacaaaattattacCTACAGACTGTCCTTATaacctaaaatattttgatttaaattagttttacaaGTAAAATTGAAAGTAtatagttgcttttttttaatcatttgatgttgttttttttgcagacatgttttgaaataataaatacaatttaaaaaaaaactgtactgatgtttaatttctaacatAAGTGGATTTTGAGTTTGCAGTGATCCTTGTAAGCTTTTAAGTTATGCAGCTCTTAGTCTCTCAGAGAACATCCTGTGGTGTTCTGCACACTTTATCTCAGCAGACTGGAGGTCAGGTGAAGATGAAGATATGTTGTGTTGGACAGGTGCACTGGGGAGTTTTCTGGACCTTCTTCCATGTCCCTCTGCAGTGTGGGTTCCCCACTGCCTGCCATTGAAGCACAGCTTCTCTGAAACACAGTAACATTGCATTGGAAGATTTCAGTCATGTTTCTTTCTATCTACTATTTCAGtcaaaaatgtatgtaaatttatCGGCATAAGTATAAAACAGGTCTCGGCTTTTATGGCATCTTCTAAGCCTGCTGCAAGTTGACGGCATGAACTGAGACTCCCAAATTGATAGCTTTGGGCGTGACTGAAATTTGTCCATCTGAATGAGCTAAAGCCTCCTAGGGAGGGGAATGGAAAATATTGAGCTATTTGGcaacaatgagaaaaataaagattggaAGAGTTGGTGTGATGCATGGTGGAggtagcatcatgctttggggcaATTTCACAGTCTATGAAATTGGTgttctgtaattttttatttatttatttatttttgccagatTCATGCAAGAAGCTTGTTTATGGTTGCAAAGTAAAAAGATGTGATTGAGGGTCAACATGCTCAAGGATTTTGAAACAAGAATGTGCAGGTAtatgtgtttaattttgtattttacttgaCCTTTTGTGGGTTAGAAAACTGCAATAAAGTCAAATCACAGTTTTTGAGTATACTCTTGAATagttaaatacataatttaagcACCACCACAACTAATAACTTCATACTTGTTCGATTCCTGGCCGTCACCCTGACAGCTATTGTTCTGCAGGGCAGGAGGTTCGCACGCTACACACACTTTGAATCCTTCAGTTATGTAGCGCATCCAGAGGGTGTGAGGCCGGTTCTCCACCGTACAGTGTGCTGTCCGGGACTCCATTTTAAATTCCATACAGAACCTGATGGGGATAACAGAAAAGTCACGAACGTCATATGAGAAATAATCTCAATATGTTGACAGAACAGAAACGAAAGCTGCAGGTTTCATTCTTGGAAAGTGTATGTCACTTTGCCAATGTGCAGTTGTGATTTCCGCACTCACCTTTTCACTTAGAGAGCCCTGTCGGTGTGTGTGGACCTTTCTGTGACATTCGTGAGGATTTAATTTCAAAGGCTTGTGGGCTGTCTTTGAGCACTGCTGTATAATCATGTTTACAGACAGCCAGGTGGGCAAACAAAGGTAACTAAAGCAGGTATAGACTTCTGTATTGTAGGGTAAAATTTTACCTCCATGAAAgcatttcttttgattttttatttatttatttttttttacatcatgtgTCTTGCTTTCAGTCACCCACAGTCATGAGCAGTTTGAGATGATGTGAAGCTTACCCTGGCTCCAGGGGGTTTCCATAGCTGTCATGCTTGGGTCTTCCTTTACCAAATTCCAAGCTGGTGATGAATGCTGGGCCTTATAAGAGAAAACgattcaagtttttaaaaaatattttacccaTTGATGGAGAACTATGGAGATCCTGTCAGAACTTAAGTTCAAGTTCAAgattatttatatagcacatttcatcaGCTAGGCagttgcatcataaaaacacaaagtcatagAACGCACAGTCAACAACTGAAGCGTTTGAAGCAACTTACAAATACATCAATCGTTAATGTTGTAACAATGGTAGGATTTTACCGATTTAatcaaatacacacaaaaatatgaacacaaaaCGTAGCTGCAGCCATGAAAGCAGATAATATATTATGTTTCTCATACCTGAATTGAGTCCACATTGGCTGCCTCTGTGATCTCTATACTCCATGCAACCAGCTCTCTCCTCCAGACTGGGACAGGGATCACCGCCGTTACCAGGCTGCTGCTCTATGTGACGGACACGGACTCTGACTGAAGGCTGGCATGGCCTGGCACAGCCACTCCAAATGCTCCAACCGCTCACAGCACAGTCTTGAGCTACAAAAAAAGAGGCCCCCACAGGGCAGAATAAAGGTCTGCTTACAACCTTCACACAGGCTCCAATTATCATTTCAACTCAAAGGAAATATGATTATTGGACTGTGTGGCAATGTATGGAGTCTTGATTGCAATTTGTAGAACTAGTGggtttttctgtctctcctaCAAACAGATTTAGTCTGCCAAGTGAACACAAATTCACTTCTTTGTGCTTAATAATCAGGCTTTGATGTTGTAAGTGTGCCGATTTTGTGGCTACTGGGCTGTAACACATTAAGTACGCTCAGCTTGTTTGCCTGGAACTGTAATTGCTGCAACTGATTGACAAGAATCACATTCTTCAAATATTTGTCCTAATGCCATTGTGTTGGGCGGTCCACTGAAATGAGGCTTGGCACAAAGCTGGCTGAGGTATTTGGTAGACACACaagataaatgagaaaaattacAGATAGTATTCAGAATGAGTAAGCTCTGCCATAAGAGCTGCATTATCTTCTGATTATGTTATAGGGGTGCTATAAAGTTCAGTTGTGAATGAATCCAACAGACTCCTCTGTGATTCATTTACCCTGGTGAAG
Coding sequences within:
- the LOC122824266 gene encoding somatomedin-B and thrombospondin type-1 domain-containing protein isoform X2, producing the protein MDCSTTDWRMDRAFAKCYCDEDCIRTNDCCFDYFTECPAQDCAVSGWSIWSGCARPCQPSVRVRVRHIEQQPGNGGDPCPSLEERAGCMEYRDHRGSQCGLNSGPAFITSLEFGKGRPKHDSYGNPLEPGFCMEFKMESRTAHCTVENRPHTLWMRYITEGFKVCVACEPPALQNNSCQGDGQESNKEAVLQWQAVGNPHCRGTWKKVQKTPQCTCPTQHIFIFT
- the LOC122824266 gene encoding somatomedin-B and thrombospondin type-1 domain-containing protein isoform X1, yielding MVSFLEVVYWVTVLCCLGQKHPVTGGCSGKCCRGRNMDCSTTDWRMDRAFAKCYCDEDCIRTNDCCFDYFTECPAQDCAVSGWSIWSGCARPCQPSVRVRVRHIEQQPGNGGDPCPSLEERAGCMEYRDHRGSQCGLNSGPAFITSLEFGKGRPKHDSYGNPLEPGFCMEFKMESRTAHCTVENRPHTLWMRYITEGFKVCVACEPPALQNNSCQGDGQESNKEAVLQWQAVGNPHCRGTWKKVQKTPQCTCPTQHIFIFT